Proteins encoded in a region of the Raphanus sativus cultivar WK10039 chromosome 8, ASM80110v3, whole genome shotgun sequence genome:
- the LOC108820836 gene encoding uncharacterized protein LOC108820836 isoform X1 — translation MVSQMISCLSKSPSLLCISGSRSLIPPKTYNRGGLNRFSPGFASQRLSTVIRKKWRSSCIFNSGKETGGEGKLQGGSLEWPILERWEVPWGWQTVSLTSLACVLSFVLTGLTEMAALPYLGIDAEKLSLDEKAEILFLDQGITTAVILAVIFTVAKTSEPLPEDILRYDLKQPFNLQKGWLVWGGIGLAAAVGGIALTGVALSLFSTETPEREVDSLMQLLPLIGSSNISTLSLVGITGILAPLLEETVFRGFFMVSLTKWVPTPIAIIISSAAFALAHLTPGEFPQLFILGSVLGLTYAQTRNLITPMVIHGLWNSGVILLLTFLQVQGYDIKELLQGS, via the exons GGCGGTTTGAACCGGTTTTCTCCGGGATTTGCTAGCCAACGGTTATCTACGGTTATTCGGAAGAAATGGAGATCCTCTTGCATTTTCAATTCTGGAAAAGAAACTGGAGGAGAGGGAAAG TTACAGGGAGGTAGCTTAGAGTGGCCAATACTTGAGAGATGGGAAGTGCCATGGGGATGGCAGACAGTTTCGTTAACTTCGCTTGCTTGTGTATTAAG TTTTGTTTTGACAGGATTAACTGAGATGGCAGCCTTACCGTATTTGGGAATCGACGCTGAGAAGCTTAGCTTGGACGAAAAGGCAGAGATTTTATTCCTGGATCAAGG CATAACAACTGCAGTGATACTTGCTGTAATATTCACCGTTGCCAAAACCTCTGAGCCACTTCCTGAAGACATTTTGCGCTATg ATTTGAAACAGCCATTCAACTTGCAAAAGGGATGGCTCGTGTGGGGTGGAATAGGTCTGGCTGCTGCTGTTGGTGGTATTGCGTTAACAGGTGTTGCTTTATCCTTATTCAGCACAGAGACACCCGAAAGGGAG GTAGACTCTTTGATGCAGCTTCTCCCATTAATTGGATCCTCAAACATAAG CACCTTGAGCTTAGTGGGGATAACTGGAATCCTTGCTCCGCTTCTTGAGGAGACCGTGTTCCGCGGATTCTTCATGGTCTCTCTTACCAAATG GGTCCCAACCCCAATAGCGATCATCATCAGCTCAGCTGCGTTTGCTCTTGCCCACCTCACACCCGGTGAATTCCCACAGTTGTTTATACTtg GATCGGTTTTGGGATTGACTTATGCTCAAACCCGCAACCTCATTACCCCGATGGTTATACACGGTCTCTGGAACTCTGGAGTTATTTTGCTGCTCACCTTTCTTCAG gtCCAAGGGTATGACATCAAGGAACTATTGCAGGGAAGCTAG
- the LOC108820836 gene encoding uncharacterized protein LOC108820836 isoform X2, which translates to MVSQMISCLSKSPSLLCISGSRSLIPPKTYNRGGLNRFSPGFASQRLSTVIRKKWRSSCIFNSGKETGGEGKGGSLEWPILERWEVPWGWQTVSLTSLACVLSFVLTGLTEMAALPYLGIDAEKLSLDEKAEILFLDQGITTAVILAVIFTVAKTSEPLPEDILRYDLKQPFNLQKGWLVWGGIGLAAAVGGIALTGVALSLFSTETPEREVDSLMQLLPLIGSSNISTLSLVGITGILAPLLEETVFRGFFMVSLTKWVPTPIAIIISSAAFALAHLTPGEFPQLFILGSVLGLTYAQTRNLITPMVIHGLWNSGVILLLTFLQVQGYDIKELLQGS; encoded by the exons GGCGGTTTGAACCGGTTTTCTCCGGGATTTGCTAGCCAACGGTTATCTACGGTTATTCGGAAGAAATGGAGATCCTCTTGCATTTTCAATTCTGGAAAAGAAACTGGAGGAGAGGGAAAG GGAGGTAGCTTAGAGTGGCCAATACTTGAGAGATGGGAAGTGCCATGGGGATGGCAGACAGTTTCGTTAACTTCGCTTGCTTGTGTATTAAG TTTTGTTTTGACAGGATTAACTGAGATGGCAGCCTTACCGTATTTGGGAATCGACGCTGAGAAGCTTAGCTTGGACGAAAAGGCAGAGATTTTATTCCTGGATCAAGG CATAACAACTGCAGTGATACTTGCTGTAATATTCACCGTTGCCAAAACCTCTGAGCCACTTCCTGAAGACATTTTGCGCTATg ATTTGAAACAGCCATTCAACTTGCAAAAGGGATGGCTCGTGTGGGGTGGAATAGGTCTGGCTGCTGCTGTTGGTGGTATTGCGTTAACAGGTGTTGCTTTATCCTTATTCAGCACAGAGACACCCGAAAGGGAG GTAGACTCTTTGATGCAGCTTCTCCCATTAATTGGATCCTCAAACATAAG CACCTTGAGCTTAGTGGGGATAACTGGAATCCTTGCTCCGCTTCTTGAGGAGACCGTGTTCCGCGGATTCTTCATGGTCTCTCTTACCAAATG GGTCCCAACCCCAATAGCGATCATCATCAGCTCAGCTGCGTTTGCTCTTGCCCACCTCACACCCGGTGAATTCCCACAGTTGTTTATACTtg GATCGGTTTTGGGATTGACTTATGCTCAAACCCGCAACCTCATTACCCCGATGGTTATACACGGTCTCTGGAACTCTGGAGTTATTTTGCTGCTCACCTTTCTTCAG gtCCAAGGGTATGACATCAAGGAACTATTGCAGGGAAGCTAG
- the LOC108820836 gene encoding uncharacterized protein LOC108820836 isoform X3 produces MAALPYLGIDAEKLSLDEKAEILFLDQGITTAVILAVIFTVAKTSEPLPEDILRYDLKQPFNLQKGWLVWGGIGLAAAVGGIALTGVALSLFSTETPEREVDSLMQLLPLIGSSNISTLSLVGITGILAPLLEETVFRGFFMVSLTKWVPTPIAIIISSAAFALAHLTPGEFPQLFILGSVLGLTYAQTRNLITPMVIHGLWNSGVILLLTFLQVQGYDIKELLQGS; encoded by the exons ATGGCAGCCTTACCGTATTTGGGAATCGACGCTGAGAAGCTTAGCTTGGACGAAAAGGCAGAGATTTTATTCCTGGATCAAGG CATAACAACTGCAGTGATACTTGCTGTAATATTCACCGTTGCCAAAACCTCTGAGCCACTTCCTGAAGACATTTTGCGCTATg ATTTGAAACAGCCATTCAACTTGCAAAAGGGATGGCTCGTGTGGGGTGGAATAGGTCTGGCTGCTGCTGTTGGTGGTATTGCGTTAACAGGTGTTGCTTTATCCTTATTCAGCACAGAGACACCCGAAAGGGAG GTAGACTCTTTGATGCAGCTTCTCCCATTAATTGGATCCTCAAACATAAG CACCTTGAGCTTAGTGGGGATAACTGGAATCCTTGCTCCGCTTCTTGAGGAGACCGTGTTCCGCGGATTCTTCATGGTCTCTCTTACCAAATG GGTCCCAACCCCAATAGCGATCATCATCAGCTCAGCTGCGTTTGCTCTTGCCCACCTCACACCCGGTGAATTCCCACAGTTGTTTATACTtg GATCGGTTTTGGGATTGACTTATGCTCAAACCCGCAACCTCATTACCCCGATGGTTATACACGGTCTCTGGAACTCTGGAGTTATTTTGCTGCTCACCTTTCTTCAG gtCCAAGGGTATGACATCAAGGAACTATTGCAGGGAAGCTAG